CCGTGCCGGGGACCGGCGGAGCGATCTGAGGGCGCGGTTCGCCGCCCCGCTCCACCACTGCGTTCGCCCCCCTTCTCCCTTTCAGCGCAAGGCCTTCAGCACTCCCATGTTCGACATCGCCGTCTTCGGCTCCCTGTTCCTGACCCTTTTTGTCATCATGGATCCCCCTGGGATCACCCCGATCTTTCTCGGCCTGACCGCCGGGCGGCCCGCCAAGGTGCAGAAGCGGATGGCCTTGCAGGCCGTCTGCGTGGCCGGCGGAGTCATCACCGTCTTCGGCGTCCTCGGCCACCAGATCCTCGACTACCTGCACGTGTCGGTGCCGGCGCTGATGATCGCGGGCGGGCTGCTGCTCCTGCTGATCGCGCTCGACCTGCTCACCGGCAAGACCGACGAGCCCAAGCAGACCAAGGACGTCAACGTGGCCCTCGTGCCGCTGGGCATGCCGCTGCTGGCCGGTCCGGGCGCGATCGTGTCCGTCATCCTCGCCGTGCAGAAGGCCGACAGCGTCGGCCTGCAGGTGTCGGTGTGGATGGCGATCCTCGCCATCCACGTCGTGCTGTGGCTGGTGATGCGCTACTCGCTGCTGATCATCCGCGTCATCAAGGACGGCGGTGTGGTGCTGGTGACCCGGCTGGCGGGCATGATGCTGTCCGCGATTGCGGTACAGCAGATCATCAACGGCGTGACCCAGGTGATCCAGGGAAGCTGAGCACCGCGGGCGGTCTCCGGCGCCTGAGGGGTGCCGGGCGCCGTGGATGGTGCGAGGTCCGTGAAGGGTGCCGAGCGCCCGCGGACGGTGCCGAGCGCCCGTGAAGGGCGCCCAGTGCCCGTGGATGCGACAGAGCCCCGTACGGCTGTCATGCCGTACGGGGCCCTCAAGCATCTGGGTTATGAAGCCGGGGTCTCGGCCGGGCGGATCCACAGGCGCTGGCCGATCGCGGCGGCCTGCTGAACGATCCGGTTGACGGAGGCGGCGTCCACGACGGTGGTGTCCACGGGGGTACCGTCGACGTCGTCGAGTCGCAGAATCTCGAAGCGCATGGCTTCTCCCTTCGTCTGGTCATCCTCCCTGAGGAGAACTACTGGGGTGGGTGTCCCACGAAGCGACGGTGCCCCGTGTTCCATACGGATGCAACGCGGTGTCTGTTACAAACATTCCCTACGCTAAAGAAATTTTTCGAACAACTAATTACTGACGGGTAAGCGTCCTCTCCTGTGACCTTCCGGGACCGACCGGGAGCGGTTGTGTTCACACCGTGACGAACTGGACAATGGAACCGATGAACGACGACCTCTCGGCGCTGGCCGACCGCCTCGACCGAACGAACGAGCTGCTCCAGCGGATGCTCGCCGAGGTGGCGAAGACGCCCTCCACCCACGCGATCTTCGTCGACGCCGGTTACCTCTACGCGGCGGCGGGGCGCCTCGTCGCCGGCACCGAGGACCGGCGGGCGTTCGACCTCGACGCCGAAGGGCTGATCGACGCCCTGATCGACCGGGCCCGCACCGTCTTCGCCGACAGCCGGCTGCTGCGCGTCTACTGGTACGACGGTGCCCGGCGCCGCATCCACACCGCCGAGCAGCAGACCATCGCCGAACTGCCCGACGTGAAGGTCCGCCTCGGCAACCTCAACGCCAACAACCAGCAGAAAGGCGTCGACTCCCTGATCAGGACCGACCTGGAGTCCCTGGCCCGGCACCGCGCCATCAGCGACGCGGCCCTGCTCGGCGGCGACGAGGACCTGGTGTCGGCCGTGGAGGCGGCGCAGGGGTACGGCGCGCGGGTGCACCTGTGGGGCATCGAGGCACCCGAAGGGCGCAACCAGGCCGAACCGCTGCTCTGGGAGGTCGACAGCCAGCGCACCCTCGACCTCGACTTCTTCAAGCCGTACGTCTCCCGCCGCACCGCCCCCGCCTACGACGCCACGGCCGCCGCCCGGCCCACCCGGGAGGACGTCCGCTTCGCCGGTGCGCAGATCGCGGCGAAATGGCTGTCCGCGCGGGGCCGTGAGGCGCTGGTCGAGCTGATGCCCGGCCACCCCTACCTGCCCGGCTCGGTCGACCAGGACCTGCTGGTCGAGGCGGAAGGCATCCTCCAGTACTCCCTGCGCGGCCAGGCCGACCTGCGCCGGGCACTGCGGGACGGGTTCTGGGACCACCTCCAGTCGCAGTACTAGGTGAGCGGTCCGCGGAGGCTGGTGACGTTCCCTCCGGACAGCGCGCCTAGCGTGCCCGGTGACGGTCCCAGAAGTCGGCCACCGCGCGGGCGGTCACCAGCGGCCGGTCCAGGTTCGGCGAGTGCTCGGCGCCCGTCACCACCGTGCGGTGCGCGCCGAGCCGCGACGCCATCTCGTCCAGCAGCGGCACCGGCCAGGTCCCGTCCCGCACGCCGGACAGCACGTGGAACGGCAGCGGCACGGCGGCCAGCTCGTCCACCCGGTCCGGCTCCGTGCACAACTGCTGCCCGGTGGCGGCCAGCTGCGCCGGCGAGTGCCCGAGCCAGCGGCGGCGCAAATGCTCCGGGCCGCCCAGGCCCCGGGCCGGGCCGCCCACGTCCTCCGGGTCGCCCATCGCCAGGATCGCCTCCCACACCCGGTCCATCGGCATCACGGCCAGCGCGTCCCGCAGCAGCTTCACCCGGTCCCGCTGTGCCGCGGAGATCTCCGCGGGACCGGAGCAGACGAGGGTGAGGGAGGCGAAGGGCGAGGGATCGAGGAGCACGGCCGCGCGGGCGATCTGCCCGCCGAGGGAGTGCCCGAGGAGATGCACCGGGGCACCCGCGTCGAGCGCCGCGGCCTGCGCCAGCACGTCCCGTGCCAACTCGCGCTGCGCGTACGCGGTTTCGTCGTCCAGCGGCCCCTTCGACTCGAACTGCCCGCGGCCGTCCACCGCGACCGTCCGGTACCCGCGCGCGGCCAGCGGCTCATGCATGAGGTGGAAGTCCTCCTTGCTGCCGGTGAAGCCGGGCAGCAGCAGGGCGACGCCGCGCTGCTCGACACCCGGCGGCGCGGGCACGTCCACCACGGCGAAGTCGCCGCGGTCGGTGCGGAGTCGGCAGGCGCGGGCGCCGGGGGGCGGGGCGAGAGGAGCGGGGCCGGTCACGGGGGGAGGGTAGCGGGGACGACGACGGCCCGGTCCCACCTGGGTGAGGTGGGGCCGGGCCGTCGCGTGGTGCCTGCCGGTCAGCTCTCCGCGGGCTCCGTGGCCTTGGCCGCCGTCGCCTTGCGGGTGCGCTTGGGCTTGGCCTCCGCGTCGGCCTCCGTGGTGGCCTGGGCCGGGATCTCGGCGGTGGGGCTCGCCGCGGTCTTGCGGGTGCGGCGGGTCGTGGGCTTGGCCTCGGTGCCCTCGGCGGTGTCGGCCGCGGCTTCCGCCTTGGCCGCGGTGGCCTTGCGGGTGCGCTTCGGCTTCGCCTCGGTCTCCGTCTCGGTCGCGGGCTCCGTGGCCTTGGCCGCCGCGGTCTTCCGGGTGCGCTTCGGCTTCGCCTCGGGTTCCGGGGCCTCCGCCGCGGCCGGGGCCTCGGCGGTGGGGCTCGCCGCGGTCTTGCGGGTGCGGCGGGTCGTGGGCTTGGCCTCGGTGCCCTCGGCGGTGTCGGCCGCGGCCTCCGCCTTCGCCGCCGTCGCCTTGCGGGTGCGCTTGGGCTTGGCCTCCGCGTCGGCCTCCGTGGTGGCCTGGGCCGGGATCTCGGCGGTGGGGCTCGCCGCGGTCTTGCGGGTGCGGCGGGTCGTGGGCTTGGCCTCGGTGCCCTCGGCGGTGTCGGCCGCGGCCTCCGCCTTCGCCGCCGTCGCCTTGCGGGTGCGCTTCGGCTTCGCCTCGGCCTCCGCCTCGGTCACGACCGGCGCCCCGGCGGGCTCGACCGCCTTGCGCGTCCGGCGCGTCCTCGGCCCGGCCTCGGCGGCCTCGGCCGTCTCCACGGCGGTGACCTCGGGGGCCTCGGCCGGCTCGACGGCCTTGCGGGTCCGGCGGGTGCGGGGCTTGGCCTCCACCGCCTCGGCGGTGTCGGCAGCCGTCTCCTCCGGCGCGGTCGCCGCGGCCTTGCGGGTGCGCGTGCGCTGGGGCTTGGCCGCCGGCTCCGGGGCCTCCGCGGGCGCGGTCCGTGACTCCGGCTCCGGCACGGCGGTCGTGGCCGGCTCGGCGGTCGTCACGACCGCGGGAGCCGTCACGGGCTCGGCCGTCGCCACCGACGTGGCCGTCGCGGTCGTCGCCGTCTCGGCGGACCGGCGCGTGCGGCGGCGGCGCGGCTTCGCCGGCGTCTCGGGCGCGTCCAGCGGTCCCGGGCCCTCGGCGGTGGTCACCGCGGCCTCGGCGGACTCGGTGGCGGGGGCCGCCACCTCGACCGTCGCGGTCGTCGCCGGCTGCTCCGCCGGGGCGCCGCCGCGGGTGCGGCGACGGCGGCGCGGGGTGCGCGGCGCGGTCACCGGCTCGGCGGCGTCGACGGCCGGGGTCTCCGGCGCGGTGGTGCCGGACGGCGCCTGCGCGGCCGGGTCGAGCGGGGCTCCGCCACGCGTACGCCGGCGGCGGCGCGGCGTGCGCTCCGAGCGCTCGCGGTCGGCCGGGCGGGACGCCTCGCCGCCGTCCCGGCGGCCGCTCCGGCCCCCACGTCCGCGGTTGCGGCCGCCACCCGGCTCGCCCAGGTCCTCCAGCTCCTCGGCGTCGAGCCCGGCGCGGGTGCGCTCCGCGCGCGGCAGGACGCCCTTGGTGCCGGCCGGGATGCCGAGGTCCTCGAAGAGGTGCGGGGAGGTGGAGTACGTCTCCACCGGGTCGTGGAAGTCCAGCTGGAGCGCCTTGTTGATCAGCTGCCAGCGCGGGATGTCGTCCCAGTCGACGAACGTGATCGCCGTGCCCTTGGCGCCCGCGCGGCCGGTGCGGCCGACGCGGTGCAGGTACGTCTTCTCGTCCTCGGGCGACTGGTAGTTGATGACGTGGGTGACGCCCTCGACGTCGATGCCGCGCGCGGCGACGTCGGTGCACACCAGGACGTCGACCTTGCCGTTGCGGAAGGCGCGCAGCGCCTGCTCGCGGGCGCCCTGGCCGAGGTCGCCGTGGACCGCGCCGGCCGCGAAGCCGCGGCGCTGGAGCTGCTCGGCGATGTCGGCGGCCGTGCGCTTGGTGCGGCAGAAGATCATCGCCAGTCCGCGGCCCTCGGCCTGGAGGATGCGGGCGACCATCTCCGGCTTGTCCATGGAGTGCCCGCGGTAGACGAACTGCTTGATGTTCGCGACCGTGGCGCCCTCGTCGTCCGGCGCCGTGGCGCGGATGTGCGTGGGCCGGTTCATGTACCGGCGGGCCAGGCCGATGACCGCGCCCGGCATGGTCGCCGAGAACAGCATGGTCTGGCGCTTGGCCGGGAGCATGTTGATGATCTTCTCGACATCGGGCAGGAAGCCCAGGTCGAGCATCTCGTCGGCCTCGTCCAGCACGAGCGCCTTGACGTGGCTCAGGTCCAGCTTCTTCTGGCCCGCGAGGTCGAGCAGCCGGCCCGGGGTGCCGACGACCACGTCGACGCCCTTCTTCAGGGCCTCCACCTGGGGCTCGTACGCCCGGCCGCCGTAGATCGCGACGACGCGCACGTTGCGCACCTTGCCCGCGGTCAGCAGGTCGTTGGTGACCTGGGTGCACAGCTCGCGCGTGGGGACGACGACGAGCGCCTGCGGCGCGTCGGTCAGGTCCTCGGGCCGGGCGCGGCCGGCCTCCACGTCGGCGGGGACGGTGACGCGCTCGAGGAGCGGAAGGCCGAAGCCCAGCGTCTTGCCGGTGCCGGTCTTGGCCTGGCCGATGACGTCCGTGCCGGCGAGGGCGACGGGGAGGGTCATCTCCTGGATGGGGAACGGGGTGACGATGCCGACGGCTTCCAGGGCCTCGGCGGTCTCGGGGAGGATCCCGAGCTCTCGGAACGTCGTAGTCAGGGTGCTGCCTCTTCTGTGTGGGCGGTGCGAGGCGAGCGCGGGGGGTCGTGTCAGACCGTGCCGGGGACGTCGGCTGCCTTACGGGCGGGCCGTGGGGCACGGGACCGCGCCGACGCTCTAGCGCTCGTACCGCTGAGGGTTCCCTCCGATCGTCGTACGCGTGGTGCCGTACGGTCAGGGAGAGCTGTCGGGTCGGAGCCGATCGGGCCACCGACCGGGCATCCTCATACGTGCGGCCTGTCGAGGCACGGCGGAATCAGCCGACGTACCAGCAGGCGCATTACCACCATACCCCGGATTCGCGCACATGCGATGGCCGATTCGGTCACGTAGTCGTCGTCACAGTCGACGGCGCGGTCATCGCGCGGTCCTCTCCCGGTCATCGGGCGGTCCTCGCCCGGTCGTCGAACGGCCGGCGTCGGGCCGGCGCGCGGTCAGCCGGGTGGTCCCGCGCGTCGTCGTGGTCACAGTGAATGACCAGGGACTTCCCCGGCGCGGTGGGCGGGCTATTGTGCGCTTCATGACGAGCTCTGACAACCCCGCGCACGCCGCCGAGACCCCCGAAGCCGCCGCCCCCACCGGCGTCGCCGCCCAGGACTGGGCGACGGCCTCCGCCGACCCGCACTACCGGGCGGCGGTCGTGGACCTGCTGGGCGCGCTCGCGTACGGGGAGCTCGCCGCGTTCGAGCGGCTCGCGGAGGACGCCAAGCTGGCGCCGACCCTGGCGGACAAGGCGGAGCTGGCGAAGATGGCGTCGGCCGAGTTCCACCACTTCGAGCGGCTGCGCGGCCGGCTCACGGAGATCGGCGAGGAACCCACCGCAGCCATGGAGCCGTTCGTCGCCGCGCTGGACGGCTTCCACAAGCAGACCGCGCCCTCGGACTGGCTGGAGGGCCTCGTCAAGGCCTACGTCGGCGACTCGATCGCCAGCGACTTCTACCGCGAGGTGGCGGCCCGGCTGGACTCCGACACCCGGGAGCTGGTGCTGGCCGTGCTCGACGACACCGGGCACGCCGAATTCGCCGTCGAGAAGGTGCGGGCCGCCATCGACGCCGACCCGCGCGTGGGCGGGCGGCTCGCGCTGTGGGCGCGACGGCTGATGGGAGAGGCCCTGTCGCAGTCGCAGCGGGTGGTCGCGGAGCGCGACGCGCTGTCGACGATGCTGGTGGGCGGGGTCGCCGACGGCTTCGACCTGGCCGAGGTCGGCCGGATGTTCTCCCGGATCACCGAGGCGCACACCAAGCGGATGGCGGCGCTGGGACTGGCCGCCTAGGAGGAGCCGCCCGCACGGTGGCCGTCACCGTCCGCCAGGGTGGTCCCGGTCGTGCCCGTGCGGCTCGTTCCGGTGCCTTCGCCGTCGCCGTCGCCGTGGGCGGGTCCGGGCCCGGCGGCGGCTCAGGCCGTCGCCGAGTGCCGGCGGAGTCTTCCCGCCGGGCGCAGCAGCAGCGACAGCGAGGCGACGCAGACCACGGCGGCCCCGACGAGCGCCAGCAGGAAGCCCCCGGCGTCCAGGGCGCTACGGGCGACGAAGGCGCCGAAGAGCGCACCGGCGACACCGGTCGACAGCACCAGGGGGCGCGCCGGGAGGCGGTGCGGCAGCCGATGGGCGTACGCCCACGCCAGGACGAGGCCGAGGATCGCGGAGCTGAAGGCTTCCAAGAGCATGTAAGGGTCCTCCCACCTGACCGTCCTGCCCTAACGGTTACCGCCCGTCCTACCCCTGACCTGCGGAATGCAATCCTCCCCTTTGGGCGACTTATGTCCGTCCCCGCGGGCGGCGCCCACGCCGCGCCGGGCACATACGGCGTCCAGGCCGTACTGGGCACCTACGGCGCCGACCCCGCCCCGGGCACGTACGGCGCGCACGTCATGCCCGGCGTGTACGGCGGCCGTCGCGCCGGCGTGCGCACGCAGACGCCGGCGCTCACGCACGAGGGCACGCACGTCGGCGCACCCACGAGGGCGAGGGCGCGCACAACACGACGGCCCGCCGGGTGCTCCCACCCGGCGGGCCGTCGATTCCGTACTCGGTTCGCCGCCTAGAGCGCGCCGAAGCCCACCTTGCGCGGTGCCGGCTCGCCCAGCTCCACGTAGGCCAGGCGGTCGGCCGGGATGAGGACCTTGCGGCCGTGCTCGTCCACGAGGCTCAGCAGCTGCGACTTGCCGGCCAGCGCCTCGGCCACCACCCGCTCGACCTCCTCGGCACTCTGACCGCTCTCCAGAACGATCTCGCGGGGCGCGTGCTGCACGCCGATCTTGACCTCCACGGCTATGTCCCTCCGAACGGTCAGTGTTGCGCGGGCGTCCGCGCCGTACCCAGCACACATTAGCCCGGTGAGGGGACCCGCACGCTCCACGCGAGAACGCCATGAGCGAACAGCCGCCGGGAACAAACGGGCCCCCGCCCGCGGTGTCAGTGCTGCTGCTCGCTGTGGTGCAGCGGGAAGCCCGCGATGCCTCGCCAGGCGAGCGACGCCAGCAGCTGCACCGCCTGGTCGCGCGGCACGCTGCGGTCGCTGTGCAGCCAGGAACGCGCCACCACCTGGGCGAGCCCGCCCAGTCCCGAGGCCAGCAGCATCGACTCCGCGCGGGAGAGCCCGGTGTCCTCGGCGATGACGTCGCAGATCGCCTCCGCGCACTCGTTGGTGACCTTGTCGACGCGCTCGCGCACGGCGGGTTCGTTCGTCAGGTCCGACTCGAACACCAGGCGGAACGCGCCGCCGTCGTCCTCGACGTAGGCGAAGTACGCGTCCATCGTCGCCCGTACGCGCTGCTTGTTGTCCGTGGTCGACGCCAGGGCGCTGCGCACGGCCTGGATCAGCGACTCGCAGTGCTGGTCCAGCAGTGCGAGGTACAGGTCGAGCTTGCCCGGGAAGTGCTGGTAGAGCACCGGCTTGCTGACGCCGGCGCGCTCGGCGATGTCGTCCATCGCGGCCGCGTGGTAGCCCTGTGCCACGAAGACTTCCTGGGCGGCGCCCAGCAGCTGGTTCCGTCGGGCACGGCGCGGCAGGCGCGTACCCCGCGGGCGTGCCGCCTCTGTCTGCTCGATGGCTGTCACGCCGCCTCCCAAAATCGTCCACATGCGGTGTGCGCCGCGCCGCCATCGTACTTTTCGGTAACCGTGTCGTGCGCGGTGCGAGCGCAGAATTTCACGGACCGGACGGTGACGAAAGCCGCGCAAAAGTTTCGAACAATCGCGGAGCGGGCAAAAAACGGCCCCGCTCCTGCTCAGCGGCGCCCGGCGCGGGGTCCGGGCGCTGGTGGCCGGCCCCGCAGGGGCGCGGGGGCCGCCCTCCGGCCGGCCCCCCGCGCCCGCGCGGCCGTCACCGGTAGTCGTCCTCGTCGAGGGCGACCACCCGGGCCTGCTCGACGAGATCGGCCTCGTTCGCCCGGTCGGGGTTCACCCCGGTCAGCGGGTCGTCGCGGTCCGGCTTCACCTCTGCGTGCTGCTCCGCCGCGTCGACCTCGGGCGCCTCGACGCCGAACTCCCTCACTTCGTCGCCGTCGCCGTTGTCGAAGGTCTCGGGGTCGGTCGGATCTACGGCCATGGTGGGCTCCCTTCCTACGAACGTCCCTGGGGAAAACAGGGGCCACACGCGGGTGCCCTCTGTACGAGCCTAGGAGACACCCGATCCGGACGCTATGCGATCCGCGTCCGGATCGTCACACCACGCGCACCGGCAACCCGCTCACCTCCGCGGGGGTGACCTGCCGGGGTGGCTTGCCGAAACGACTCTGCGTCTGTGACGGCGAACACACGAATCACGACGTGATCACCTCGTAACATTGCCGCATGTCTTCGACCGAGCCCGCCTTCGTGCCGCCCGCCAACGTGCTCCCGAAGGTGGCGCCCGTCCGGGTCGCGGAGGGCGAGCGGCTGCGGTCGGTCCAGCTCCCGGGGATCACCCTCACCGTCCGCTCCCGGCCGCCCGCGCGCGAAGGGCTGCCGCCGGCGCTCTACGTCCACGGCCTCGGCGGCTCCTCGCAGAACTGGTCGGCGATGATGCCGCTGCTCGACGACATCGTCGACAACGAGGCCCTCGACCTGCCGGGCTTCGGCGACTCGCCACCCCCGGACGACGGCGACTACTCGGTCACCGGGCACGCGCGCGCGGTGATCCGCTACCTCGACGCGTCCGGCCGCGGCCCCGTGCACCTCGTCGGCAACTCCCTCGGCGGAGCGATCACCACCCGGGTCGCCGCGGTACGGCCCGACCTCGTGCGCACGCTGACCCTGGTCTCGCCCGCGCTGCCCGAACTGCGGGTCCAGCGCAGCGCCGTCCCGACGGGGCTGCTGGCGCTGCCCGGGGTGGCCGCGCTGTTCACCCGGTACACCAGGGGCTGGACGGCGGAGCAGCGGGTCCGCGGCGTCATGGCGCTCTGCTACGGCGACCCCACGCGGGTGTCGCCCGAGGGCTTCCGCAACGCGGTCGAGGAGATGGAGCGGCGGCTGCGGCTGCCGTACTTCTGGGACGCGATGGCACGCTCCGCGCGCGGGATCGTCAACGCGTACACCCTCGGCGGACAGCACGCGCTGTGGCGCCAGGCCGAACGGGTGCTCGCGCCGACCCTGCT
Above is a genomic segment from Streptomyces glaucescens containing:
- a CDS encoding MarC family protein produces the protein MFDIAVFGSLFLTLFVIMDPPGITPIFLGLTAGRPAKVQKRMALQAVCVAGGVITVFGVLGHQILDYLHVSVPALMIAGGLLLLLIALDLLTGKTDEPKQTKDVNVALVPLGMPLLAGPGAIVSVILAVQKADSVGLQVSVWMAILAIHVVLWLVMRYSLLIIRVIKDGGVVLVTRLAGMMLSAIAVQQIINGVTQVIQGS
- a CDS encoding NYN domain-containing protein codes for the protein MEPMNDDLSALADRLDRTNELLQRMLAEVAKTPSTHAIFVDAGYLYAAAGRLVAGTEDRRAFDLDAEGLIDALIDRARTVFADSRLLRVYWYDGARRRIHTAEQQTIAELPDVKVRLGNLNANNQQKGVDSLIRTDLESLARHRAISDAALLGGDEDLVSAVEAAQGYGARVHLWGIEAPEGRNQAEPLLWEVDSQRTLDLDFFKPYVSRRTAPAYDATAAARPTREDVRFAGAQIAAKWLSARGREALVELMPGHPYLPGSVDQDLLVEAEGILQYSLRGQADLRRALRDGFWDHLQSQY
- a CDS encoding alpha/beta fold hydrolase, producing MTGPAPLAPPPGARACRLRTDRGDFAVVDVPAPPGVEQRGVALLLPGFTGSKEDFHLMHEPLAARGYRTVAVDGRGQFESKGPLDDETAYAQRELARDVLAQAAALDAGAPVHLLGHSLGGQIARAAVLLDPSPFASLTLVCSGPAEISAAQRDRVKLLRDALAVMPMDRVWEAILAMGDPEDVGGPARGLGGPEHLRRRWLGHSPAQLAATGQQLCTEPDRVDELAAVPLPFHVLSGVRDGTWPVPLLDEMASRLGAHRTVVTGAEHSPNLDRPLVTARAVADFWDRHRAR
- a CDS encoding DEAD/DEAH box helicase, which encodes MTLPVALAGTDVIGQAKTGTGKTLGFGLPLLERVTVPADVEAGRARPEDLTDAPQALVVVPTRELCTQVTNDLLTAGKVRNVRVVAIYGGRAYEPQVEALKKGVDVVVGTPGRLLDLAGQKKLDLSHVKALVLDEADEMLDLGFLPDVEKIINMLPAKRQTMLFSATMPGAVIGLARRYMNRPTHIRATAPDDEGATVANIKQFVYRGHSMDKPEMVARILQAEGRGLAMIFCRTKRTAADIAEQLQRRGFAAGAVHGDLGQGAREQALRAFRNGKVDVLVCTDVAARGIDVEGVTHVINYQSPEDEKTYLHRVGRTGRAGAKGTAITFVDWDDIPRWQLINKALQLDFHDPVETYSTSPHLFEDLGIPAGTKGVLPRAERTRAGLDAEELEDLGEPGGGRNRGRGGRSGRRDGGEASRPADRERSERTPRRRRRTRGGAPLDPAAQAPSGTTAPETPAVDAAEPVTAPRTPRRRRRTRGGAPAEQPATTATVEVAAPATESAEAAVTTAEGPGPLDAPETPAKPRRRRTRRSAETATTATATSVATAEPVTAPAVVTTAEPATTAVPEPESRTAPAEAPEPAAKPQRTRTRKAAATAPEETAADTAEAVEAKPRTRRTRKAVEPAEAPEVTAVETAEAAEAGPRTRRTRKAVEPAGAPVVTEAEAEAKPKRTRKATAAKAEAAADTAEGTEAKPTTRRTRKTAASPTAEIPAQATTEADAEAKPKRTRKATAAKAEAAADTAEGTEAKPTTRRTRKTAASPTAEAPAAAEAPEPEAKPKRTRKTAAAKATEPATETETEAKPKRTRKATAAKAEAAADTAEGTEAKPTTRRTRKTAASPTAEIPAQATTEADAEAKPKRTRKATAAKATEPAES
- a CDS encoding ferritin-like fold-containing protein, which gives rise to MRFMTSSDNPAHAAETPEAAAPTGVAAQDWATASADPHYRAAVVDLLGALAYGELAAFERLAEDAKLAPTLADKAELAKMASAEFHHFERLRGRLTEIGEEPTAAMEPFVAALDGFHKQTAPSDWLEGLVKAYVGDSIASDFYREVAARLDSDTRELVLAVLDDTGHAEFAVEKVRAAIDADPRVGGRLALWARRLMGEALSQSQRVVAERDALSTMLVGGVADGFDLAEVGRMFSRITEAHTKRMAALGLAA
- a CDS encoding DUF3107 domain-containing protein is translated as MEVKIGVQHAPREIVLESGQSAEEVERVVAEALAGKSQLLSLVDEHGRKVLIPADRLAYVELGEPAPRKVGFGAL
- a CDS encoding TetR/AcrR family transcriptional regulator translates to MTAIEQTEAARPRGTRLPRRARRNQLLGAAQEVFVAQGYHAAAMDDIAERAGVSKPVLYQHFPGKLDLYLALLDQHCESLIQAVRSALASTTDNKQRVRATMDAYFAYVEDDGGAFRLVFESDLTNEPAVRERVDKVTNECAEAICDVIAEDTGLSRAESMLLASGLGGLAQVVARSWLHSDRSVPRDQAVQLLASLAWRGIAGFPLHHSEQQH
- a CDS encoding alpha/beta fold hydrolase — its product is MSSTEPAFVPPANVLPKVAPVRVAEGERLRSVQLPGITLTVRSRPPAREGLPPALYVHGLGGSSQNWSAMMPLLDDIVDNEALDLPGFGDSPPPDDGDYSVTGHARAVIRYLDASGRGPVHLVGNSLGGAITTRVAAVRPDLVRTLTLVSPALPELRVQRSAVPTGLLALPGVAALFTRYTRGWTAEQRVRGVMALCYGDPTRVSPEGFRNAVEEMERRLRLPYFWDAMARSARGIVNAYTLGGQHALWRQAERVLAPTLLVYGGRDQLIGFRMAQKAARTFRDSRLVTLPDAGHVAMMEYPETVAGAFRDLLADQAARGAAGTVSAGS